The following proteins are encoded in a genomic region of Alosa alosa isolate M-15738 ecotype Scorff River chromosome 10, AALO_Geno_1.1, whole genome shotgun sequence:
- the tardbpb gene encoding TAR DNA-binding protein 43 isoform X3, with translation MKMAECYIRVAEDENEEPMEIPSEEDGTVLLSSVSAQFPGACGLRFRSPVSQCMRGVRLVEGILHAPENGWQNLVYVVNYPKDNKRKMDEMDAALASKMKRGDQKTSDLIVLGLPWKTSEQDLKDYFATFGEVIMVQVKRDVKTGNSKGFGFVRFTEYETQNKVMSQRHMIDGRWCDCKLPNSKAFSPTDYMFGFQAGPDEPMRCRKVFVGRCTEDMTADDLRQFFMQYGEVTDVFIPKPFRAFAFVTFADDQVAAALCGEDLIIKGVSVHISNAEPKHNNIHISPAFLGRRPCLAALCG, from the exons ATGAAAATGGCCGAGTGTTATATTCGTGTGGCGGAAGATGAGAATGAGGAGCCCATGGAAATCCCATCCGAGGAGGACGGCACCGTATTGCTGTCGAGCGTCTCTGCACAGTTTCCAGGGGCTTGCGGCCTACGTTTCCGGAGCCCAGTGTCCCAGTGCATGCGAGGGGTCCGTTTGGTGGAAGGAATTCTTCATGCTCCCGAAAATGGATGGCAGAATCTGGTCTATGTCGTTAACTATCCTAAAG ATAACAAAAGGAAGATGGATGAGATGGATGCTGCCTTGGCCTCAAAAATGAAAAGGGGGGATCAGAAGACCTCAGACCTGATTGTGTTAGGGTTACCATGGAAAACCTCAGAGCAGGACCTGAAGGACTATTTTGCCACTTTTGGGGAAGTCATCATGGTCCAG GTCAAACGTGATGTGAAGACTGGAAACTCAAAGGGCTTTGGATTCGTGAGGTTCACAGAATACGAAACTCAGAACAAAGTGATGTCACAGCGTCACATGATTGATGGAAGATGGTGTGACTGCAAGCTCCCTAATTCAAAG GCCTTTAGTCCAACGGATTATATGTTTGGCTTTCAGGCTGGTCCCGACGAGCCCATGAGGTGCAGGAAAGTGTTCGTCGGCCGATGCACTGAGGATATGACTGCCGATGACCTGAGGCAGTTCTTTATGCAATATGGCGAAGTTACTGATGTGTTCATCCCAAAACCTTTCCGTGCTTTTGCTTTCGTCACCTTTGCTGATGACCAG GTTGCCGCAGCACTGTGTGGTGAGGACCTGATCATCAAAGGAGTCAGCGTGCACATCTCCAATGCTGAGCCTAAGCATAACAACA TTCACATCTCTCCCGCTTTCCTGGGAAGACGCCCCTGTTTGGCAGCACTCTGTGGCTGA
- the LOC125302340 gene encoding uncharacterized protein LOC125302340, giving the protein MFHYFVAYTAFLCSRWLPRDQRLRFQIILVTFVVVLLTPQLYVLTRPRSSRYCQQPILNNLIVFIIFSFIATGFSVALTLLDPVPQSFIVAFHLFGVLSFAHGLCTTLLTLLATDCAWTTTELYYLSLVLSWACILSTGFFMARASLWLISKMWPSWVKEELLEQSLSQRTIHVHADAS; this is encoded by the exons ATGTTTCATTACTTCGTGGCCTACACAGCGTTCCTCTGCAGCAGATGGTTGCCGAGAGATCAGAGACTCCGATT TCAGATCATTCTGGTGACATTTGTAGTGGTTCTCCTCACTCCACAACTATATGTCTTGACCAG GCCAAGATCATCTCGATATTGCCAGCAGCCTATCCTCAATAACCTCATAGTCTTCATTATCTTCTCATTCATAGCAACAG GTTTTTCTGTGGCTCTCACACTCCTGGACCCAGTTCCACAGAGTTTCATTGTGGCCTTCCATCTGTTTGGAGTCCTTTCATTTGCTCATGGGCTGTGCACCACGCTTCTGACTCTACTTGCGACTGACTGT GCATGGACAACGACAGAACTCTACTATCTTTCCCTTGTTCTGTCTTGGGCTTGTATTCTCTCCACAG GCTTTTTCATGGCCAGAGCAAGCCTTTGGCTGATCAGCAAGATGTGGCCAAGCTGGGTGAAAGAAGAGCTTCTGGAACAATCTTTGAGCCAAAGGACTATTCACGTCCATGCTGATGCCTCTTAA
- the tardbpb gene encoding TAR DNA-binding protein 43 isoform X2 has protein sequence MKMAECYIRVAEDENEEPMEIPSEEDGTVLLSSVSAQFPGACGLRFRSPVSQCMRGVRLVEGILHAPENGWQNLVYVVNYPKDNKRKMDEMDAALASKMKRGDQKTSDLIVLGLPWKTSEQDLKDYFATFGEVIMVQVKRDVKTGNSKGFGFVRFTEYETQNKVMSQRHMIDGRWCDCKLPNSKAGPDEPMRCRKVFVGRCTEDMTADDLRQFFMQYGEVTDVFIPKPFRAFAFVTFADDQVAAALCGEDLIIKGVSVHISNAEPKHNNSRQMMERAGRFGNGFGQGFGSSRSIGGSSSSNLGNFGTFNLNPAMMAAAQAALQSSWGMMGMLASQQGQSTTSGTSTSGQTSSTRGETQTYSSGNSNYSTGSASLGWGTGSNSTTSGSGFTSGFGSSMESKSSGWGM, from the exons ATGAAAATGGCCGAGTGTTATATTCGTGTGGCGGAAGATGAGAATGAGGAGCCCATGGAAATCCCATCCGAGGAGGACGGCACCGTATTGCTGTCGAGCGTCTCTGCACAGTTTCCAGGGGCTTGCGGCCTACGTTTCCGGAGCCCAGTGTCCCAGTGCATGCGAGGGGTCCGTTTGGTGGAAGGAATTCTTCATGCTCCCGAAAATGGATGGCAGAATCTGGTCTATGTCGTTAACTATCCTAAAG ATAACAAAAGGAAGATGGATGAGATGGATGCTGCCTTGGCCTCAAAAATGAAAAGGGGGGATCAGAAGACCTCAGACCTGATTGTGTTAGGGTTACCATGGAAAACCTCAGAGCAGGACCTGAAGGACTATTTTGCCACTTTTGGGGAAGTCATCATGGTCCAG GTCAAACGTGATGTGAAGACTGGAAACTCAAAGGGCTTTGGATTCGTGAGGTTCACAGAATACGAAACTCAGAACAAAGTGATGTCACAGCGTCACATGATTGATGGAAGATGGTGTGACTGCAAGCTCCCTAATTCAAAG GCTGGTCCCGACGAGCCCATGAGGTGCAGGAAAGTGTTCGTCGGCCGATGCACTGAGGATATGACTGCCGATGACCTGAGGCAGTTCTTTATGCAATATGGCGAAGTTACTGATGTGTTCATCCCAAAACCTTTCCGTGCTTTTGCTTTCGTCACCTTTGCTGATGACCAG GTTGCCGCAGCACTGTGTGGTGAGGACCTGATCATCAAAGGAGTCAGCGTGCACATCTCCAATGCTGAGCCTAAGCATAACAACAGTAGGCAAATGATGGAGAGGGCAGGGCGCTTCGGCAATGGCTTCGGCCAGGGGTTTGGCAGTAGCCGTAGTATAGGAGGTAGCAGCTCTAGCAACCTGGGTAACTTTGGTACCTTCAACCTCAACCCAGCTATGATGGCCGCAGCCCAGGCCGCTCTACAGAGCAGCTGGGGGATGATGGGCATGCTGGCGAGCCAGCAGGGTCAGTCCACCACCTCTGGCACCAGCACGAGTGGGCAGACTAGCTCGACCCGGGGGGAGACCCAGACGTATAGTTCAGGGAACAGTAACTACAGCACAGGCTCAGCTAGTCTTGGGTGGGGAACCGGCTCTAACTCTACAACTAGCGGGAGTGGGTTCACCTCTGGCTTCGGCTCCAGCATGGAGTCCAAGTCCTCAGGGTGGGGTATGTAA
- the rbp7b gene encoding retinoid-binding protein 7, which translates to MPADYSGTWDFVSHENFEGYMNALGIDFATRKIANMLKPQKVIEQDGDTFSIKTLTTFKNLSCSFKIGEEFEEVTKGMDNRKCQSTVNWDGDKLVCIQKGEKKNRGWTHWIEGDQLYLELQCENQVSKQIYKKSA; encoded by the exons ATGCCTGCTGACTACTCTGGAACCTGGGACTTTGTTAGTCATGAAAACTTTGAAGGTTACATGAATGCCCTAG GTATCGACTTTGCCACTCGCAAGATTGCCAACATGTTGAAACCTCAGAAAGTTATTGAACAAGATGGTGACACCTTCTCAATCAAAACTCTAACTACTTTCAAAAACTTATCCTGCTCATTCAAGATTGGTGAGGAGTTTGAAGAAGTGACAAAAGGCATGGACAACAGGAAATGCCAG TCAACTGTCAACTGGGACGGTGACAAACTGGTATGTATCCAGAAGggtgaaaaaaagaacagaggGTGGACTCATTGGATAGAAGGAGACCAACTCTATCTG GAATTGCAATGTGAAAACCAGGTTTCCAAGCAAATCTACAAAAAGAGTGCCTAG
- the tardbpb gene encoding TAR DNA-binding protein 43 isoform X1 — protein MKMAECYIRVAEDENEEPMEIPSEEDGTVLLSSVSAQFPGACGLRFRSPVSQCMRGVRLVEGILHAPENGWQNLVYVVNYPKDNKRKMDEMDAALASKMKRGDQKTSDLIVLGLPWKTSEQDLKDYFATFGEVIMVQVKRDVKTGNSKGFGFVRFTEYETQNKVMSQRHMIDGRWCDCKLPNSKAFSPTDYMFGFQAGPDEPMRCRKVFVGRCTEDMTADDLRQFFMQYGEVTDVFIPKPFRAFAFVTFADDQVAAALCGEDLIIKGVSVHISNAEPKHNNSRQMMERAGRFGNGFGQGFGSSRSIGGSSSSNLGNFGTFNLNPAMMAAAQAALQSSWGMMGMLASQQGQSTTSGTSTSGQTSSTRGETQTYSSGNSNYSTGSASLGWGTGSNSTTSGSGFTSGFGSSMESKSSGWGM, from the exons ATGAAAATGGCCGAGTGTTATATTCGTGTGGCGGAAGATGAGAATGAGGAGCCCATGGAAATCCCATCCGAGGAGGACGGCACCGTATTGCTGTCGAGCGTCTCTGCACAGTTTCCAGGGGCTTGCGGCCTACGTTTCCGGAGCCCAGTGTCCCAGTGCATGCGAGGGGTCCGTTTGGTGGAAGGAATTCTTCATGCTCCCGAAAATGGATGGCAGAATCTGGTCTATGTCGTTAACTATCCTAAAG ATAACAAAAGGAAGATGGATGAGATGGATGCTGCCTTGGCCTCAAAAATGAAAAGGGGGGATCAGAAGACCTCAGACCTGATTGTGTTAGGGTTACCATGGAAAACCTCAGAGCAGGACCTGAAGGACTATTTTGCCACTTTTGGGGAAGTCATCATGGTCCAG GTCAAACGTGATGTGAAGACTGGAAACTCAAAGGGCTTTGGATTCGTGAGGTTCACAGAATACGAAACTCAGAACAAAGTGATGTCACAGCGTCACATGATTGATGGAAGATGGTGTGACTGCAAGCTCCCTAATTCAAAG GCCTTTAGTCCAACGGATTATATGTTTGGCTTTCAGGCTGGTCCCGACGAGCCCATGAGGTGCAGGAAAGTGTTCGTCGGCCGATGCACTGAGGATATGACTGCCGATGACCTGAGGCAGTTCTTTATGCAATATGGCGAAGTTACTGATGTGTTCATCCCAAAACCTTTCCGTGCTTTTGCTTTCGTCACCTTTGCTGATGACCAG GTTGCCGCAGCACTGTGTGGTGAGGACCTGATCATCAAAGGAGTCAGCGTGCACATCTCCAATGCTGAGCCTAAGCATAACAACAGTAGGCAAATGATGGAGAGGGCAGGGCGCTTCGGCAATGGCTTCGGCCAGGGGTTTGGCAGTAGCCGTAGTATAGGAGGTAGCAGCTCTAGCAACCTGGGTAACTTTGGTACCTTCAACCTCAACCCAGCTATGATGGCCGCAGCCCAGGCCGCTCTACAGAGCAGCTGGGGGATGATGGGCATGCTGGCGAGCCAGCAGGGTCAGTCCACCACCTCTGGCACCAGCACGAGTGGGCAGACTAGCTCGACCCGGGGGGAGACCCAGACGTATAGTTCAGGGAACAGTAACTACAGCACAGGCTCAGCTAGTCTTGGGTGGGGAACCGGCTCTAACTCTACAACTAGCGGGAGTGGGTTCACCTCTGGCTTCGGCTCCAGCATGGAGTCCAAGTCCTCAGGGTGGGGTATGTAA
- the h6pd gene encoding GDH/6PGL endoplasmic bifunctional protein, with the protein MRKATWGLLLLLLLLLACVATCDPSDQDQNGDEKGPRRRGHVSVVVVGGTGDLANKYLWQGFFHLYATQVGKGHTFAFYGGGLSPADKGTPLLFEILKSQTCPEELSAERCALVRDQFLRLTQYWQLKTEEDYQTLGKHIETQLGQEGMTEAGRFFYLSVPAFAYANIAERVNRSCRPPQNAWLRVVLEKPFGHDLSSAQELATQLASSLKEDEMYRIDHYLGKQVVSQILPFRKQNRKFLKQIWNKHHIDRMEIVLKETLDAKGRISFYDQYGVIRDVIQNHLTEVMTLLTMRVPKNLTDCKEIDQNKLKIFSAFHPLDKGSAVIGQYQSYNSEVQLELNKTKDHLSLTPTFTGIAVHTTMPQYEGIPIFLMSGKLLDERVGYARITFKNNVFCVQDPNSVTCKQKQIVFYIGHGALGYPAILVSKNLFRPALVGSRWKEVSEDKDTLLFGMPLSDYYIQVPTVQREAYTELILQVFRGRMDHFVSADSLLASWRFWTPLLNSLAHTFPRPYPGGAANGNQLNFELHGREVRFCTEALVNVIPQERAGGESFQVMQGKYRSADMVSAWAEELVERLANDLQEAAEEAVQEGAPFHLALSGGSSPVALFRRLTQHHYAFPWWNTHVWLADERCVPPSEAESNFRTVHDHLLQHARVPYFHVHPMPVQLNQRLCVEEDGGALAYERDITRLVNASSFSYVLLGVGYDGHTASLFPGTALDAHGERLVALTESPVKPHQRMSLTFAAINRARRVSVLIMGKGKHELVTQLSRIKDTPDRWPITKIQPVSGRLVWYIDYDALLGQ; encoded by the exons ATGCGGAAGGCAACGTggggactgctgctgctgctgttgctgctgctggcctGTGTAGCCACCTGTGACCCAAGTGACCAGGACCAAAATGGAGATGAGAAGGGCCCTCGACGCAGAGGCCACGtgtcggtggtggtggtgggtggaaCAGGCGACCTCGCTAACAAGTACCTCTGGCAAGGCTTCTTCCACCTGTACGCCACCCAGGTGGGCAAAGGCCACACCTTTGCCTTCTACGGAGGTGGTCTGTCGCCGGCCGACAAGGGCACCCCGCTCCTCTTTGAGATCCTCAAAAGCCAGACGTGCCCTGAGGAGCTGTCGGCGGAGCGCTGCGCATTGGTCAGGGACCAGTTCCTCCGGCTGACCCAGTACTGGCAGCTTAAGACTGAGGAGGACTACCAGACCCTGGGCAAGCACATCGAGACTCAGCTCGGGCAGGAGGGCATGACGGAGGCTGGACGCTTCTTCTACCTGTCCGTGCCGGCCTTCGCCTACGCCAACATCGCCGAGCGGGTCAACCGGAGCTGCCGGCCGCCACAGAACGCCTGGCTCAGGGTGGTGCTGGAGAAGCCCTTCGGTCACGACTTGAGCAGCGCTCAGGAGCTCGCCACGCAGCTGGCTAGCTCTCTCAAAGAGGACGAGATGTACAGAATCGACCACTACCTCGGAAAACAG GTTGTTTCCCAGATATTACCATTTAGAAAACAGAACAGGAAATTCCTTAAGCAAATCTGGAATAAGCACCATATTGATCGAATGGAGATTGTGCTCAAGGAAACACTAGATGCCAAAG GGCGCATCTCCTTTTATGACCAGTATGGAGTCATCAGGGATGTGATCCAAAATCACTTGACTGAAGTGATGACCCTTTTGACCATGAGAGTCCCCAAAAACCTGACGGACTGTAAAGAGATTGATCAGAACAAGCTCAAAATCTTCAGCGCATTTCATCCGCTCGACAAGGGCAGTGCTGTCATTGGACAGTACCAGTCTTATAATTCTGAAGTCCAGCTTGAACTCAACAAGACCAAAGATCACTTGAGCCTTACCCCGACATTTACTG GTATTGCAGTCCACACCACTATGCCACAGTATGAAGGCATCCCCATATTCCTGATGTCAGGTAAACTCCTAGACGAACGGGTTGGATATGCCCGCATCACTTTTAAGAACAACGTGTTCTGTGTGCAAGACCCCAACAGTGTTACGTGTAAGCAGAAGCAGATAGTGTTTTACATTGGCCATGGCGCACTGGGGTACCCAGCAATACTGGTCAGTAAGAATCTTTTCAGGCCAGCGCTAGTGGGCAGTCGCTGGAAGGAGGTGTCCGAGGATAAGGACACCCTTTTGTTCGGCATGCCCCTCTCGGACTACTACATTCAGGTACCGACGGTCCAGCGAGAGGCCTACACGGAGTTGATCCTGCAGGTTTTCCGCGGCCGGATGGACCACTTTGTCAGCGCCGACAGCCTCTTGGCTTCGTGGAGGTTCTGGACGCCTCTGCTGAACAGCCTGGCGCACACGTTCCCTCGGCCGTACCCCGGCGGCGCCGCCAACGGCAACCAGCTAAACTTTGAGCTGCACGGCCGCGAGGTGCGCTTCTGCACCGAGGCCCTGGTCAACGTCATCCCCCAGGAGCGGGCCGGCGGCGAGAGCTTCCAGGTGATGCAGGGCAAGTACCGCAGCGCGGACATGGTGTCGGCCTGGGCCGAGGAGCTGGTGGAGCGGCTGGCCAACGACCTGCAGGAGGCGGCCGAGGAGGCGGTGCAGGAGGGCGCGCCCTTCCACCTGGCTCTGTCGGGTGGCTCCAGCCCCGTGGCGCTCTTCCGGCGCCTGACGCAGCACCACTACGCCTTCCCCTGGTGGAACACGCACGTGTGGCTGGCCGACGAGCGCTGCGTGCCGCCCTCCGAGGCCGAGTCCAACTTCCGCACGGTGCACGACCACCTGCTGCAGCACGCGCGCGTGCCTTACTTCCACGTCCACCCCATGCCCGTGCAGCTGAACCAGCggctgtgtgtggaggaggacgGCGGCGCGCTCGCCTACGAGCGGGACATCACGCGCCTCGTCAACGCCTCCAGCTTCAGCTACGTCCTGCTGGGTGTGGGCTACGACGGCCACACGGCCTCGCTGTTCCCGGGGACCGCGCTGGACGCCCACGGGGAGAGGCTGGTGGCGCTAACCGAGAGCCCCGTCAAGCCGCACCAGCGCATGAGCCTTACGTTCGCCGCCATCAACCGCGCACGGCGGGTCAGCGTGCTGATCATGGGTAAGGGCAAACACGAACTGGTCACTCAGCTCAGCCGGATCAAGGATACGCCCGACAGATGGCCTATTACAAAGATTCAGCCGGTGAGCGGAAGGCTTGTCTGGTACATAGACTATGACGCACTGTTAGGCCAGTGA
- the cenps gene encoding centromere protein S yields the protein MDDTLAQNQRLKAAIHFTTGQICQTIAADCGSEFSRQTIAAIAETTYRQCDIFAKDLESFARHAKRSTINVDDVKLVSRRSTALSTYIQQKSEELASAHQEQKEKRKKSSAKRKHQETEDNED from the exons ATGGATGACACATTAGCTCAAAATCAG AGACTGAAAGCGGCCATTCATTTTACCACGGGACAAATATGTCAAACAATTGCTGCGGATTGTGGGAGTGAGTTTAGCAGACAAACAATCGCTGCAATCGCCGAAACGACATATCGACAATGTG ATATTTTTGCTAAAGACTTGGAGTCGTTTGCAAG ACACGCCAAAAGAAGCACAATCAATGTTGATGACGTGAAACTTGTTTCAAGGCGAAGCACTGCACTG TCCACTTATATCCAGCAGAAGAGTGAGGAACTTGCAAGTGCACACCAGGAGCAGAAAGAGAAGCGGAAAAAGAGTAGTGCAAAGAGGAAACACCAGGAAACAGAAGACAACGAGGACTGA